A single window of Rubripirellula lacrimiformis DNA harbors:
- a CDS encoding sulfatase-like hydrolase/transferase yields MHYSFGWIARSLAIAVGILAAAVAVAADRQPNIVVIIADDLGYGELGCYGGNEIPTPQMDGLASGGARFTDGYVTAPFCAASRAAIMAGRYQTRFGFEFNPIGAENAAQGIGIPQDETLLPSLIQSAGYATGLIGKWHLGGTAPFHPQRRGFDEFFGFLHEGHFFVPPPYDGATTWLRRKAIPGGGKGRWTSANGRTIWSTDMGHSEPPYDTDNPVMRSSQPVNETENLTDAFTREACDFIDRHADQPFFLCLAYNAVHSPLQGEDEYMERFSHIEDVQRRIFAAMLAHLDDSIGRVLASIEAAGATENTLVLFLSDNGGPTKELTSSNAPLRGGKGMVYEGGVRIPMIASWPGKISPQVVSTPVTSMDLHATACRAANVDMAQHKGMGDRDGSNLIPLLTRSDASSFAQRPIFWRVGDRHAIRYQQWKLVRRRGDWELYDLSSDISESVDLADTNPDKVRELAKRWRDWNAQQVEPLWR; encoded by the coding sequence TTGCATTATTCGTTTGGATGGATTGCCCGCAGCTTGGCGATCGCAGTTGGAATCTTGGCTGCGGCGGTTGCAGTGGCGGCTGACCGGCAACCCAACATCGTGGTGATCATTGCCGACGACCTCGGATACGGCGAACTGGGTTGCTATGGCGGAAACGAAATTCCGACACCGCAGATGGACGGACTTGCCTCGGGCGGCGCAAGGTTCACCGACGGGTACGTGACTGCACCGTTCTGTGCTGCATCGCGGGCCGCAATCATGGCAGGCCGATACCAAACGCGATTTGGATTCGAATTCAATCCAATCGGAGCCGAGAATGCGGCGCAGGGAATCGGGATCCCCCAGGACGAAACGCTGCTGCCGTCGTTGATCCAGTCCGCCGGTTATGCCACAGGACTGATCGGCAAGTGGCACCTGGGTGGGACCGCCCCGTTTCACCCGCAACGTCGGGGATTCGACGAGTTCTTTGGCTTTCTGCATGAAGGCCACTTTTTTGTTCCACCGCCTTACGATGGTGCGACGACATGGCTGCGCCGCAAAGCGATCCCCGGTGGCGGGAAGGGACGCTGGACGTCGGCCAATGGACGAACCATTTGGTCCACCGACATGGGACACAGCGAACCGCCGTATGACACGGACAACCCCGTGATGCGTTCTAGCCAACCGGTCAACGAGACCGAAAATCTGACAGACGCCTTCACTCGCGAGGCCTGCGATTTCATCGACCGTCACGCCGATCAACCGTTCTTTTTGTGCCTCGCCTACAATGCAGTGCACAGCCCACTGCAGGGCGAAGACGAGTACATGGAACGCTTCTCGCACATCGAAGACGTCCAACGGCGAATCTTTGCGGCGATGCTGGCCCACTTGGATGACAGCATCGGACGTGTCCTGGCATCGATCGAAGCGGCGGGTGCGACTGAAAACACGCTGGTCCTCTTCCTCAGCGACAACGGTGGCCCAACAAAGGAATTGACCAGCAGCAACGCACCGCTGCGTGGTGGCAAGGGCATGGTTTACGAAGGCGGAGTCCGCATCCCCATGATCGCATCCTGGCCTGGAAAGATCTCGCCGCAAGTTGTCTCTACACCGGTAACATCCATGGACCTCCACGCCACGGCCTGTCGTGCGGCGAACGTTGACATGGCACAACACAAGGGCATGGGCGATCGTGACGGTTCGAACCTGATCCCGCTGTTGACGCGATCCGACGCTAGCTCGTTTGCCCAACGTCCAATTTTTTGGCGTGTCGGCGACCGTCACGCGATTCGCTATCAGCAGTGGAAACTGGTCCGACGTCGTGGCGACTGGGAACTGTATGACCTGTCCAGCGACATCAGCGAATCGGTCGACCTAGCGGATACCAATCCCGACAAAGTCCGCGAGCTTGCCAAACGATGGCGAGACTGGAACGCCCAGCAGGTGGAACCGCTGTGGCGATGA
- a CDS encoding response regulator transcription factor gives MSKTKVLVVEDYRPLAETLEYQLQRAGYDVSRAADGREALKAAKLQLPDVIFLDVDLPILSGVEVCKQLRADATTKDTLILMLSALGEESDQVVGFAVGADDYVVKPVESYKVLLQRLKALLRRREPAFEDSDQVEHHGVRVDRRRFVASLGDEVLKLTKSEFQLLETLIRQPGRAFGRTELVDAALGEDTMVLERTIDVHVRALRKKMGDAADLIETVRGIGYRFRE, from the coding sequence ATGTCGAAAACCAAAGTTCTAGTCGTCGAGGACTATCGTCCGCTTGCCGAAACGTTGGAATATCAACTGCAGCGGGCCGGTTATGACGTTTCGCGGGCAGCCGACGGGCGCGAGGCGCTGAAGGCTGCGAAGCTGCAACTGCCCGACGTCATTTTCCTGGACGTCGACCTGCCGATCCTAAGTGGCGTCGAGGTCTGCAAACAACTGCGAGCCGATGCGACGACCAAGGACACCCTGATTTTGATGCTAAGTGCTTTGGGCGAAGAATCGGATCAGGTAGTCGGGTTCGCCGTTGGTGCGGATGACTACGTGGTCAAGCCCGTCGAAAGCTACAAGGTGTTGCTGCAGCGTCTGAAAGCGTTGCTGCGTCGTCGCGAACCAGCCTTCGAGGACAGCGACCAAGTCGAACACCACGGTGTGCGAGTGGATCGTCGACGCTTTGTCGCCAGCTTGGGTGACGAAGTGTTGAAACTGACCAAGAGCGAGTTTCAGTTGTTGGAAACTTTGATTCGCCAGCCCGGTCGCGCTTTCGGCCGCACGGAATTGGTGGATGCCGCTTTGGGCGAAGACACGATGGTGCTGGAGCGAACGATCGACGTGCACGTCCGTGCCCTGCGTAAGAAAATGGGCGATGCTGCCGATCTGATCGAAACCGTTCGTGGCATCGGCTATCGGTTCCGCGAGTAG
- a CDS encoding alpha/beta hydrolase: protein MRLVRCTKIRFGLIAWSVAIYSLGLLGNDRPLWADSPKAASAASQAPTEHTLNYKTVSTSGKDVTLKIDWTRPADWKASDRRPAVVFFHGGGWVGGAPGQFAAHSEELAKLGMVCFRAQYRLLPKKNPIKPDRCIEDASDAIRYIRSHAAEFGIDPDRVAAGGGSAGGHLAAFLGMMDDVAVDGVSRKPNALLLFNPVYDNGPGGWGTGRVGDAYADYSPAHNITSDDPPAIVFLGTADSLIPVATGKKFQAESRAAGLKSDLHLYEGQPHGFFNATRDGGKHYRDTMAKTIDFLKSNGWIQ from the coding sequence ATGCGTTTGGTTCGTTGCACGAAGATTCGTTTTGGCTTGATCGCTTGGTCCGTCGCGATTTACAGTCTTGGATTGCTTGGAAACGACCGTCCTTTGTGGGCCGATTCCCCGAAAGCGGCATCGGCAGCCTCGCAGGCCCCAACCGAGCACACGTTGAACTACAAAACGGTATCAACGAGCGGCAAAGACGTCACGTTGAAGATCGACTGGACTCGCCCGGCCGATTGGAAAGCCAGCGACCGACGGCCGGCGGTGGTCTTCTTTCACGGTGGCGGTTGGGTCGGCGGTGCCCCCGGCCAGTTCGCAGCCCACAGCGAAGAACTGGCTAAGTTGGGCATGGTCTGCTTCCGCGCCCAATACCGCTTGCTGCCTAAGAAGAACCCCATCAAACCGGACCGATGCATCGAAGACGCTTCGGATGCCATTCGCTATATCCGAAGCCACGCCGCCGAATTTGGTATCGACCCGGACCGCGTCGCTGCGGGCGGCGGATCAGCAGGCGGTCATCTGGCTGCATTCCTAGGCATGATGGACGACGTCGCCGTGGACGGTGTATCGCGAAAGCCGAACGCACTTCTGTTGTTCAACCCGGTCTATGACAACGGGCCGGGCGGTTGGGGAACAGGCCGCGTTGGAGACGCCTATGCGGACTATTCGCCCGCCCACAACATCACGTCGGACGATCCCCCCGCGATCGTGTTCCTGGGCACGGCGGATTCGCTGATCCCGGTTGCGACGGGCAAGAAGTTCCAAGCCGAAAGCCGCGCCGCGGGCCTGAAAAGCGACCTCCATCTCTACGAAGGTCAGCCGCACGGTTTCTTCAACGCCACCCGCGACGGCGGCAAGCATTACCGAGACACAATGGCCAAGACGATCGACTTTCTAAAATCCAACGGATGGATCCAGTAG
- a CDS encoding DUF1552 domain-containing protein, which translates to MLIPANPISRRKMLRGATAAAIALPMLEAMGPSVGRRALGQTADDVPPKRFVACCAGLGFHGPHLFPDAEGDALASTPYLSRLADHHDQITVFSGLSHPDQQGNNGHASALTWLTSARRPGLAGFRNTLSIDQRIAQQVGLQTRFPFLAMAVSNESLSWTSNGVPIPAMSSPAKIYKALFVDGDAKAVDKEMLNLKRGRSILDTVGGRARRLEQKLGERDRDKLDEYLTSVRELEQRLQQSEGWVRLPKPKVDIEQPDDIRDKAEAIARQRLMYDMIVLAIQTDSTRTITHQLGGLNSAPNIPGVDSDWHGLSHHGKDPDKINELKLIEEAEFETFNEFLTKLRAIDEGGRSLLDQTAILFGSNLGNASAHDWRNLPIIIAGGGYNHGRYVAHDSQNNTPFANVLVSLAQRMDVEIDSFGSSTAAGVRGLDQS; encoded by the coding sequence ATGTTGATTCCAGCCAATCCGATCAGCCGCCGGAAGATGCTACGAGGCGCCACGGCGGCCGCGATCGCGCTTCCGATGTTGGAAGCGATGGGTCCGTCGGTTGGTCGCAGAGCACTCGGTCAAACCGCCGATGACGTGCCGCCAAAGCGATTTGTGGCTTGTTGTGCGGGGCTGGGATTTCACGGACCGCACCTATTTCCGGATGCCGAGGGCGATGCATTGGCATCGACGCCCTACCTGTCTCGATTGGCCGATCATCACGACCAGATCACTGTCTTTTCGGGCCTGTCCCACCCCGACCAACAAGGCAACAACGGGCATGCGTCGGCACTGACATGGTTGACGTCGGCCCGACGCCCGGGGCTGGCCGGATTTCGCAACACTCTGTCGATCGACCAACGGATCGCTCAGCAAGTTGGGCTGCAAACTCGATTCCCGTTCCTGGCGATGGCGGTTTCCAACGAATCACTTTCCTGGACGTCCAACGGCGTTCCGATCCCGGCGATGTCGTCCCCAGCGAAGATCTACAAGGCTTTGTTTGTTGATGGGGACGCCAAAGCCGTTGATAAAGAGATGCTGAATCTGAAACGCGGCCGCAGCATCCTGGACACCGTTGGTGGCAGAGCCCGCAGGTTGGAACAAAAACTGGGCGAACGTGACCGCGACAAGCTTGACGAATACTTAACGTCGGTACGCGAGCTAGAACAGCGTCTGCAGCAAAGCGAGGGATGGGTACGACTTCCCAAGCCCAAGGTGGACATTGAACAGCCCGATGATATTCGCGACAAGGCCGAAGCGATCGCACGCCAGCGGCTGATGTACGACATGATCGTGCTGGCAATCCAAACCGATTCGACTCGCACGATCACCCATCAATTGGGCGGACTCAATTCGGCTCCCAATATCCCCGGCGTCGACAGCGATTGGCACGGCCTGTCCCATCACGGCAAAGACCCGGACAAGATCAACGAACTGAAACTGATCGAAGAAGCCGAGTTCGAAACGTTCAACGAATTCTTGACGAAGCTGCGGGCGATCGACGAAGGTGGCCGGTCGCTGTTGGATCAAACAGCGATTCTGTTCGGTTCGAATTTGGGGAACGCCAGTGCCCATGATTGGCGAAATTTGCCGATCATCATCGCCGGTGGCGGTTACAACCACGGGCGATACGTCGCGCACGATTCGCAAAACAACACTCCCTTTGCAAACGTCTTGGTCAGCTTGGCCCAGCGAATGGACGTCGAAATCGACTCGTTCGGCAGCAGCACGGCCGCCGGTGTCCGCGGTCTGGACCAATCCTGA